From the genome of Rhodothermus profundi, one region includes:
- a CDS encoding 3-methyladenine DNA glycosylase, with product MPPIHTTLTEAEARERAAAHEARLRPVLDPYLAARRRGVKQPVMDFLFEYYTFRPGRLLRWRPGLGIAVQGDEARRWLREPGFVETPEGVTVDPARFPAHRIPSLRWVVTLLERTAARRPHLGCYGLHEWAMLYRTACPRHAHVPLRVKPEALARLVESHPITCTHFDAFRFFTEAARPLNRFQPTRETIHELEQPGCLHANMDLYRWAYKFYPWVGSDLIADAFLLAYRIRMLDMQASPYDLRAYGLEPIPIETPEGRRHYRQRQAQFYQEAQPLRQRLLQTLRTLLELAVINAPETTERVA from the coding sequence ATGCCTCCCATTCATACGACGCTGACGGAGGCAGAAGCCCGAGAGCGAGCCGCTGCCCACGAAGCGCGGCTGCGTCCGGTGCTCGATCCATATCTGGCCGCCCGCCGTCGCGGGGTGAAGCAGCCCGTCATGGATTTTCTGTTTGAATACTATACGTTTCGGCCGGGCCGGCTGCTGCGCTGGCGTCCCGGCCTGGGCATAGCGGTGCAGGGCGACGAAGCCCGCCGGTGGCTACGCGAACCGGGCTTTGTAGAGACGCCAGAAGGGGTTACGGTCGATCCTGCCCGCTTCCCTGCCCACCGCATTCCATCGCTGCGCTGGGTCGTAACCCTGCTGGAACGGACAGCCGCTCGTCGCCCCCATCTGGGCTGCTACGGCCTGCACGAATGGGCCATGCTCTATCGCACTGCCTGTCCTCGCCATGCTCATGTGCCGCTGCGCGTGAAGCCCGAGGCGCTGGCGCGCCTTGTGGAATCCCATCCGATCACCTGCACGCATTTCGACGCGTTTCGCTTTTTTACCGAAGCGGCCCGTCCCCTGAACCGCTTTCAACCCACCCGCGAAACCATCCACGAACTGGAGCAACCCGGCTGCCTCCACGCCAACATGGACCTCTATCGCTGGGCCTACAAGTTCTATCCCTGGGTAGGCAGTGATCTGATTGCCGACGCCTTCCTGCTGGCCTACCGCATTCGCATGCTTGATATGCAGGCCAGTCCCTACGATCTGCGCGCCTATGGCCTGGAACCCATTCCCATCGAAACACCCGAAGGCCGCCGCCACTATCGGCAACGCCAGGCGCAGTTTTACCAGGAAGCCCAACCCCTCCGCCAACGCCTGCTGCAGACGCTCCGCACGCTTCTTGAACTTGCTGTTATAAACGCACCGGAAACTACCGAACGGGTTGCATAA